TTTTTTTTGTTATTTTCATTATTTCACTTTCGCCAAAAGCTTTTGTGCCATCTTCATATTCTGCAACTAACCTGATTAAGTCCTCAGAAATGGGAATTACTTTACCGTTAATTGCTAAAACTTCAGATGCATACTCTATTGCCTTTGTAAAGCTCCCTAAAATTTTTGTAAGTGCTGTCAAAATGATATTTCCTACACTATGACCTGCCAAAAATCCATCTTTAAACCTGTAAGAAAAAAGTTGTCCTAAAATTTCCTCATCTTTTGCAAGCGCAACCAAGTTATTTCTAACATCACCCGGTGGAAGAACGTTATATTCTTTTCTTAAAACCCCAGAACTTCCTCCCTCATCGGTTACAGCAATTATAGCTTTTAAATCTATATTATTGAAATATTTCAATCCTCTTAAAAGCGTTGAGACTCCAGTTCCACCACCAACTACTGTTAGATTCATTACTTCACATCCCTATGTTCCAAAAGAACTTCATACCTTTGCCTATAAATACTTGCAAGCTCTTCAGCAAAGAAAACTGATCGGTGTTGGCCTCCAGTACAGCCTATACCAATACTGAGTTCCATTCTTCCCTCATTTTCATATCTTTTCAGCGCAAAATCAACAACGTTTTTTATCATTTCTATATATTCCTTAACTCCTTGAGTATTATACAAAAACTCTTTTACTTTTTCATCTCTTCCACTTTTTTCTCTCAAGTCTTTTATATAAAAGGGATTAGGAAAAAATCGAACATCAAAAATAAAATCTACATCTAAAGGCAATCCATATTTAAATCCAAAACTTAAAATTCTTACCAAAAATTTCTTTTTAACACTACCTAATATTTCCACTAATTTTTCTCTAAGCTGATGTGGATTCAAATTAGAAGTATCGATTACTATGTCGGAAAATTCTAAAGCTTTTGTTAAAATTTCCCTTTCAAGCTGTATTGCTTTTTCAAGAGAATTTACTCTCTTAAGAAGAGGATGATTCCTTCTAGTGTGGGCAAACCTGTTAATTATAATCGCATCTTTTGCAGTTAAAAAAATGACCTTCAGATTACTAGCATATTTCTTCTTTAAATTATTTAAAATCTCATCAATACGTTCAAAATTTTCGCTTCTAGCATCTAAGACAAAAGCAATGTTGTCTACATTCATAGATATTACTGGTAAAATTGTTTCAACCAAATTTATGGGAAGATTATCTATACAATAAAATCCCATATCTTCAAGTAAACCTAAAGCTGTACTTTTACCAGCGCCCGACAACCCTGTCAGAATAATTAGGTTTTTCAATTTGTATCACCTTTTTTGTTTTAAATTTGTTTATAGTATACGGTACTCTGAAATTAATCCTTTTTAATTTTTTCTCAAATACCTTTGGATCACCAGTAACATAAAACTCAACAAATGCTTTTTTAGAGTTATTTTTTGCCAGTTTTTTTGACAACTCTTCAGCTGGGTCAATTATTCGAACCTTCGGTAATACTCTGGATATAACTCCTTTTAAAAATGGAAAATGAGTGCATCCTAAAATCAACTCTTCAATATTTTTCTTCTTTAATGGAAGCAAATAATAATTTGCTATTGCTTCAACCATTCTACCGTAAAAAATACCCTCTTCTACCAAAGAAACAAAAAGCTGAGTTGATTTTTGATATACTTCTTTATTTTCCATTTCAAGGTATTTTTTATAAATCCCATTACTAACTGTAATATTTGTTCCAATAACTCCCACCTTTTCACTTTTTGGTGCCTGAATCGCAGCTTTAATTATGCTATTATATTTAATGCCTAAATCCAAATTTTTCTCTAGTATAATTGAATCTGTTGTATTACAGGCTGCAAAAATTTCATTAACTCCTTTTTTGTGAAAAAACTCTGCAAATTCAAAAATAAAGCTCTCCAGAACTTCTGGAGTTTTAATACCATAAGGAGCTCTTTCGGTATCTGCAATATAAATATAATGTGCTCCATTAATGTAAGTGAGCTTCTTTAATACAGAAATACCACCTATCCCCGAATCAAATAGACCTATCTTCAAGGCTTCTTTCCTCCAGATCATTCAACCTTTTCAAAATTTCGTTAATCTTTTCCGTTAAATAATACTCTCTCTCAATTAATTCACACAACATTACCAAAAGTCTTTCATCGGTAGATGAAAGCTCTTCATATTTTTCATTTAGCTCTTTAATTCTTTTTTCAATGTAATCTAAAATTTTTTCATCTGAATCAGATTCAACAATATAGTTTCTTCCGTTAATATTAAACCTTTTCTTGATCATTTATCTCCGTTGAACTCTCCATTAAATTTTTTAATTTTCCAAGCAATTTATCAAAAGTTCCGTTGATCTCCTCTTTTAAAGTTCTGTTTTCTTGTTCAAGTTGATTAGCCCTCTCTATTGCTGCATTTAATTCTTTCCAAAGTTCCTTATTTTCTTTCTGGAGCTCTTGATATTTATTTATCAAATCTTCAAAAGCCTGTTCTAATTCCTTAATTTTCTCTTCCATCACCTCATCCCCCTTTTCCTATAATCAAAATGTCTGTAATATGATTTATGAAATTAACAAATGGTTCCATAATCATAGGAAGTATCCATATCAATAACATACCCAATAAAAATAATATACCATAAACTTCGTATTTTATATACCAATCCCAGTATTCATCAGGCAAAAAAGCACCTAAAAGCTTTGAACCATCCAATGGAGGAATAGGAAACAAAGAAAAAATAGCATAAGTTAAACTCCATTTACATGCTTTATAAAAAGTAACGTATACAAATTTATTATCAACTTCTTTTGCTATTATACCATACAGAATAAATAATCCAACACCTAAAATCGAACCAATCAGTGAAGAAAAAATTAAAACTTTTCTTATTCTTCTATTTTTCATTGGAACAACCGGTATTGGTCTTGACCACCCAAAATCAAATAATATAAAAGCTGTTGTTCCTATAGGATCAAGGTGTACGAACGGATTCAGCGAAGTCCTTTTTAACTTTTTTGGAGTACTATCTCCTGCTAACACAACAAGATGTGCTTTTAACAATTCTCTAGGATAAACAACCAGTATAACTGCTAAAAATCCTGTAAGAAGATTAATAATTACTTTTTCAATCGTAACAATCACCTTCTTTAATCTCACGAGCAAGCATTTTTAAATTTTGTACTGTTTGCTCATCCATACCATGCTTCCACCAGAAAGGTAACACTGTATTATTCAATAACACTGGATCTTCTTTTCCGCTTAGTTTTCCTTCACTGACAAGTTTTAACCAATCTTCAGTTCCCACAATTGGTGTAAACTCATTAATTGAAAAACTTATACCTTCACTTTTACATATCTTCATCGCATTTATAACATCTTCAACCTTTTGTCCCGGTATATTTACCATAATATAAGCAGAGATCTCTTCTTCAGTAAAACCTGCATTTCTTAAAATTCTTGCTGCGTTAACTAAATCCTTATCAACTACCTTTCCACCAGTTTTTAATTGTAATTCTCCAGATGTTTCATATCCTAATTTTATAGTTTTAAAATTAAGTTCTTTCATTAAAAATGCAAGCTCTTCATCTATGAGTCTAGCATGTATACCATTTGGGAGATGAAATCTAATATCCTTACTAAAATTTTTCTCTAAAAGTTTTTTTAATATAACCTTTGCATGTTTATTTGAATTTACCAAAAATGCGTCATCAAAAAATACTACATCTTTTACTTTAAATTTTTCAACATACCTTTCAATATCACTAACAACCCTTTCAGGATCTCTAAACTTTATTCCATCCCATAATTTATGAGCAACACAATACGAACATTTAAATGGGCATCCCAAAGTAGTTAAAAATACTAGATAACCAATATTTTCATATACATCATACAATGGCGAAAGCTCCATAAACCAATCTATGCCTATCCTTTTAACACTTTTACCAGTCAAATCTTCCAACATCTTTGGAATTCTATTTAAATCACTAAATGGAAAAATTATTGCATTAGTTTTCCTTGCATGTTGTGGTAAATTTCTTACATAAAATCCTCCAAAAAATATTGGAACTTTATTACCGTAGTAGCCTCTTAAAAAATTAATCGTATCCCAATATCCTGGATACCAGTAAGTTAATGTTGAAGTTACAAAAATAGCATCAACATTTCCAACTTCCTTAAGTTTATCATAAAAGTACTGTTCTGGAGCACCATAACGTTTGTATTTTCTTGGAACAAATGCCAAAACATCAGGTTTTTTTATCTCTACAAATGGAAACTTTCCTGTACCATAAAACTTATCTTTGGGGACTTTTGTAAATTTTTGTAAAGACTTATCATGCCTATTCATTAAATCTATAAAATGTATTTCAATTCCTAACTTTTTCAAATATGAAGCAATATATAAAAGCCCAATTGGCTTTAACCAGAAATCATATGCTGCAAAATCTTCTATCCATGGATTAACAAGCAATATTTTCATAAAAGTAATAAATCCCCCTAAGTCCGAGTTCTAAGTCGTAAATTATATCTTTTTTCAAATATTCCCTTATAAGTTTTGATTGACCTCCTGTGTATATTATAGGAGCGCTTTTCAAATCATAATCACTTTTTATTCTTTCAATAGTATAATCTATACCTCCAAGAATTGTATTTATAACCCCGATTCTAATATTTGATCCGGTATCTTTTCCAACAAAAGTATCTGAAGGTTTTAATTCAACCTTTGGTAATTTAGCGGTTCCTTTAAAAAGCGCATTAACCATCATATTAAATCCTGGAATTATTACTCCACCTTCATATCTGTTCTCTTTTAATACTTCTATTGTAATTGCTGTCCCAAAATCAACAACTATTGCATCTTTTCCATAATCTCTGCTAGCAGCAATTACATCAACAACTCTATCTGCTCCTATCTCCTCTGGAGTATTTACATTCCAAATAATTTCATTATACTCTTTAGCACTAACAAATATAGCCTTTTTATTTAAATATTTTTCTGCAAAAAATTCAAATATATAGTTTATATTCGGTACTACCGAAGAAACCACTATATCTTTAAAATCATTTCTATAAAACATCTTTAAAAATACATACAATTCATCCTCTGTTTGGATGGAATGTGTAGAAACCCTTTTAATATCAAATGATTTTCCATCCTTTGTTAAGGCAATTGTTGTATGTGTATTTCCCACATCAAAAAGTAAGAGCACATTACCACCTCGTAGTAAGAGATGTATCCACTTTTGGGATAATATTATATTTCTCAAGTAAATTTCTTACATCTTTTGTTACATAAAACCTTACAATTTGAATCAAATTACTAGTCATTAATTTATAAGCAGGATATTCCCTTACATATTCGTCAAAAGAAAGTACGTGTTCTTTCCAAGAATCATAAATATAAATATTGCTCTTTAAAAATTCATCAGGATGAACAAGAGATAATTTATACGGTGTATCAACCTTAAATATTTCATCAAAATTTGAAAGTATTTTTAACAACTCTTCTCTATCTGATTCATCAGATATTTCAACAGCCTTTTCTAGCCTTAGCCTTATCTTTTGTAAAATATCCATTGCAAATCCTTGACTTGCCGCTGATGGATCTATACCCTCAACTGAAAATGGAGTTTCAAGGATTGTCTTCCAAAAATCTCTATTCTTCAACCTTTCTACAATTTCATAAGCCATAACTATATCTAACTCTACTGGTTGCAAATCTATCTCAAAATTTAAGATCTTTTCTTTTGTATCTTCAAAAGAACTTATGTTATACTCTTCCACTATCTGATTAAAGCATATTTCAACTTCATTAATTATCCTTTGATCTGTTAATTCCATAAATGTTTCAAGATTTTCCACTCTCTCTTTTAATTTTAAAGGTCTATAACAAAGCTCCAATAAATCTTGAATCATTAAATCCGCTGCACGTGACGTCTTATGGAAATAAACATTCTTGTACATCATGAACCTACCAAACAATGTAGTATAAATCTCATCAATCACCTTGATATTATATGCCAGAAATTTTTTACCATCTTTTTCAACAACCATGGAATTTCTTACAAGCCTATCTAAAGAACCTGTTCCGAATCCTCTTGTTCCTGCAAAATATGAATCTCTTAAAACAAAATCCATTCTATCGGCACCAAGGGGTCCTTGTATCACAGCAAATTCTATTGTACCTTCATTTTCACCTTTATAAGTTTCTACGACCTTTTCCATGACTTTTCTAAAGTCATCTTCTAAATCGTCAACTTCTCCCAATACCATATTGAGATCTTCTAAAACAGCGTTCTTTAATTTTTCAGGTGCTCTTTCAAAGACTTTATACATTGCCTTAGGCATATACTCAAGCAAAATTTTTTCACGGTACTCATCATGACCGTCTTCTAACCCCATATTTTTGTAAACTACCTCGTCAAATTGATGACTGAAAGGTCCATGACCAATGTCATGTAAGAGCCCTGCAAGTCTTAAAATCCTAACTTTTGCTGGATCATCTCCAAACAAATGGCTAGCATACATTCCAGAAATATGCATTACTCCAAGAGAATGTGCAAAACGTGTATGAGTTGCACATGGATAAACATATTCTGAACCTACAAGTTGTGATAAATATCTCAACCTTTGCATTGCTTTCGTATCTGATGCTATTATTTCAAGTGGATACATAAAAATTTCAGCATGAATAGGATCCCTCGATACTTTATAATACATAAAATACACCTCTTTTCTAAGTTCAATTTTGAGACATTTTCTTAAATATAAATTCAACAACTACATTAATTGCCTTTTCATTAAAACCACCACGTGGAATTATTAAATCTGCATATTTTTTACTTGGTTCAACGTATGCATCATGCATTGGTTTTACCATGTTTAAGTATTGATTTATTACACTATCTATAGTTCTTCCCCTCTCCTTTATATCTCTTTCAAGCCTTCTTATAAACCTTACATCACTTTCTGCATCAACAAAAATGGAAAGATCATAAAACTTTCTTAATTCTTCGTAGTACAACGCAAATATACCCTCAATTATTATCACCGGTTTTGGATCTAATAATGTAAAATTTCCGGTTCTAGTATACTGTGCAAAATCATACTCGGGCAATTTTATGCTTTTTCCATCCAAAAGTTCTTTTAAATGATCTACAAGCAAAGAAAATTCAATCATATCAGGGTGGTCATAATTATACTTTTTCCTTTCTTCAAAAGGCACATGACTCATATCTTTATAATAGTTATCCATTGGCAAAATAACACTATTTGACTCCCCTATAATCTCATTTATCTTCTGAGCTACAGTTGTCTTTCCCGAACCTGTTCCTCCTCCAATCCCAATTATAAACATAACCTATCACCTTATTCCTAATTTTCCATCTTTTTCTACAAAATAACGATCAAGTATTAAATGCAGTACATACCCAGATACTGAAATTATACCAAGAAATAGTGCATTATTTAAATTAGAAGTGATATAAAATGTTCCATACCCAATAATACCACCATATATTAAAGATGCCCATACTGTATGTAAAGGGCCTCTATGACGTGGTATAATTAGCTCATACAAAATGCCTATTAATATTCCAAAAAGAAAAGAAAACAAAAATCTTAAAAACACATCTTCAACATTTAAATTAAAATAAGAAATTATAATTTCTCCAGTAAACTCAAAATAAATTGCCGCTGAAATAGTAAGTAATTTTACAAATCTGTGTAAAAGAGAATGATTGTGATCAATATCTGGCATATCGGAAGAAAGAACAAATATCAAAAAACCTATAGCAATAATTTTATCTTCGGGCATTGAAAAATTCAAAAATTGAGAAGCTATCTTGTAAATAAGCAAGACAAAGGGGTAAAAATAAATTCCAAAATTTACATGCGTATTAAAATTGGGCAAAACTAATCACTCCTTAATCTGGATATTAGATCTATTAGAATATCTTTAGAAGTATCATTTAAATCTAACTTTCTTATTTTTGAGATTGATTCTTCAAACAAAGTATACATAGCATTCTTAGCTTTTTTAATTGCTCCACTTTTTAAAATCTGATCTAAAATATATTGTATTTCTTCGGAAGATTTTTCTTGTTTTGAATAAACTTCAAAAAATTTTTCATCATACTCTCCAAAATCAATTAATGCAGTTAATTTACCTTCCAAAATATCTGTAACATTAGATTTTCCAGATTTTTCATCGAATGTACTTATAATATCATCTCTAATTTGAAAGGCTATTCCTGCTGGAATAATTGCATCTTCAATCTTTTTCTTATCAATATTCTCATTTGAAAGTAACACCCCTAGATAAAATGGATAAAAAAATGTATAATATGCCGTTTTCAATCTAGCAATCTCAAGAGAAATTTTATCTTCATCTGGTTTATATTTTCCTAGAGAATATAAAACATCAAGTGTTTGACCATAACCTGTGTTTATATAGCAATTTGAAAACTCCTCTAAAAATTTTGATGATAAATTCAATTTACTTAGCTGTCTGATAGCAATAAAAAATAGTATGTCACCAAATACCAAAGCCAAATCTTCACCAATTTTTTCATTGTTATTTTTTTCTTTAAATTCTTCATAAAAAACTACATGCAATGATGGAAGTCCCCGTCTTAAAGTAGACCGATCCATTATATCATCGTGAATTAAAAGAAAACAATGCATAATTTCTATTACCGCAGCTATCTTATATAATTTTTCATAATCTAATTCTTTTTTTGCATATGAAGTTGCACCTAATAAAAATAAAAGAGGGCGTATTCTTTTGCCTGGTCTTAAACAATACTCTACCATCCTCTTAATTAACGACTCTATTTGTTTTGGTGGGTTGACTTTATTTTCCAAAATAACTTTTTCAATGTACTCTTCCACTTTTTTTTGATGCATTTTTTTAAATTCATTAAAATCCATTTTTATCCTCCCAAGTAATCTTCATCTTTATCTCCAACTAACTTTTTAAGTATTTCATAGTACATAGAGTTTCTTGTCACAATATTTGAAAGAGCCTTTTTTATTATCTCTAGATCTTCACCAGAAAAATCACCACTATCTATTGCTTGAACCAAATCTTTAACAACTTCGGGCATTTCTATGTAAGAAAGCGCAATTGCAGCTTGCGCGCCATATTTTTTTCTATCAGCATCCTCCAGGAGAAAATATCTCAATATTTTATAAACTTTTTCACCATCTCCAAGTTTTGAAAGCGCTTCATAAATTATTAATTCTGCTTCTTCAAAATCAAAAAGCGATAACACATTATAGAGATCCTTTTTTATCCTTTCATCTCCAAGATCAGCAAGTAAATCTATAATATAAAGAAGCGTTATATCATTCCTATTACCTTCATGGAGTCTTTTTTTAAATTCCCTGTATAAAGGATCTTTTGAAGCTTCTCCCAATTTAAATAAAGTTTCTGATGCAATCTCTTTAACCTGAGAATCTTCATCCTCCAAAAGCTTTATTAAATCATCTATTGCTTGTTCTCCTTTTTCCTCTATTATCCTTTTTATAAGTTCTTCTCTTTCCATATTAGCCCTCCAAAATATTTTATTCTTGTTAATTATTATACCATAATTGCTTATTCTGCACTATTATAACTCTATATGATCTACACAAAAAATGGATGTTGTCTCATCATTTTCTCCTAAACTATATTACCCCATCACCAAATGCCGTTTCTTTTTTAACATTTGAATAATGCGATAACGCATCTTTCTGCCTTTTATGTCTATAAATTATTCTATTCTAATTTAATTTGTTTTGCCTATTCATTGTTTTAGCATTTTCTGATATAATTATTAACGACAATAGCTGTTAGTTTAAAAAAGGGGTGAACAAATGATAGCAAGTGGAGGATTTAGAAAATATATAGCAATTACAGGAAGAAGAAATGTTGGAAAATCATCTTTTATGAACGCACTTATTGGACAAGATGTTTCAATAGTTAGCAACGTAGCAGGGACAACTACCGATCCTGTATTTAAAAGCATGGAACTTTCTCCAATTGGCCCTGTTACTTTAATAGATACTCCTGGACTTGACGATATTGGAGAACTTGGTCAAAAAAGAATTGAAAAAGCAAAAAAAACTTTATATAGAGCAGATTGTGGAATACTAATAGTTGACAGTCAACCAAAAGAATATGAACACCAAATAGTAGAAATTTTCAAACAATTAGAAATCCCATATATTATTGTTATTAATAAAATAGACACAATAAACAGTGATGAAGTTGAAGAAACGTATAAAAAATTTAATGTACCAATAGTTAAAGTTTCCGCCTTAAAAAAGATAGGTTTTGAAAATATTGGAAATGTAATAGATTCTGTAATTCCTAAAGATGATGAAATTCCATATCTTTCTGATTTAATAGATGGGGGAGATCTTGTAGTTTTGGTAGTTCCAATAGATCTGGGAGCACCAAAGGGAAGGTTAATTATGCCACAAGTGCACGCAATAAGAGAAGGTTTGGATAAGGAAGCATTAGTTCTTGTTGTCAAAGAAAGAGAATTAAGATATGCACTTGAAAACATAGGAATGAAGCCAAAGATTGTGGTAACTGATTCTCAAAGTGTAATGAAAGTAGTTTCTGATGTACCTGAAGAAATAAAACTTACAACGTTTTCTATACTTGAATCAAGATACAGAGGTGATCTAAATTATTTTGTAGAAAGTGTAAAGCATATTGAAAACTTAAAAGACGGAGATAAAGTAATAATTATGGAAGGTTGTACCCATAGACCACTTACAGAAGATATTGGAAGAGTTAAGATCCCAAGATGGCTTACAAATCATACCGGCGCAGCACTTGAATTTAAAGTGTGGGCTGGTGTTGATATGCCTGAATTAAATGAAATAGAAGATGCAAAGCTTGTTATACACTGCGGAGGATGTGTAATGAACAGGAATTCAATGATGAGAAGAGTTAGGATGTTTAAAAGGTTAGGTATTCCAATGACAAATTATGGTGTTGCAATTTCATACCTTCACGGTGTTTTAGAAAGGGCTTTAAGTCCATTTAAGGATGTGGAAATATGAGAGAAGAAAAAGACTATCTTGGCAAAGTCGAAATTGAAGATGACAAACTATACGGTATAAGCTCCTACAGAGCACATAAACTTTTTCCAGAAACGGGCGAAAAATTTGATGAAAGATTCATCTGGGCATATTTTATGATAAAAAAGGCAGCTGCAACATTAAATAAAGAATTAGGATACTTAGATTCAAATATTGCAGATGCAATAATTTCAACATGTGATGAATGGAAAACTTTAAAAGATCATATTATTGTTGATCCTCTTTCAGGTGGCGCTGGTACATCGGTTAACATGAATATCAATGAAGTAATTGCAAACAGAGCTTCACAACTTTTAAATAAAGAAATTGGTTATGTAAAACCAATTGAACATGTTAACCTTCACCAATCAACCAATGATACATTTGTAACAGCGGGTAAAATTGCCATAATTGTAAGACTTAGGGAATTAATAGATCAAATAATTAAGCTTCAAGAAATAATTCAAGCAAAAGAAAAAGAATTCTACAGAATAAGAAAAGTTGGAAGAACACAATTAATGGATGGCCCACCAATAATGCTTGGTCAGGAATTTGGAGCATGGGCAGATGCACTTGCAAGAGATAGGTGGAGATTAAACAAAGTGGAAGAAAGAATAAGAAACGTAAATATTGGAGGCACTGCAATAGGTACTGGAATAGGAGCTCCAAAAAATTACGTATTAAAAATAGTTAATGTACTCAGAGAAATATGTAATGTGAAAATTGCAAAAGCTGATAATCTAATCGATGCAACTCAAAATATGGATGTTTTTTCTGAAATTCACGGTCTTTTAAAGGCTCTTTCAGTAAACCTATACAAAATTTCTAATGATATTAGGTTACTTAGTAGTGGGCCAAATACTTCAATAGGAGAATTAATTCTTCCAAAAGTTCAAATTGGAAGTTCTATAATGCCGGGAAAAAATAATCCGGTAGTACCTGAATATGTTATGCAAATTTCATTAGTTGTTTTCTCACACGATAGTATGATAAACCACGCAAGTGCGCTTGGAAATCTTGAACTCAATCAATTTTCACCTTTAATTGTTCACTATACATTAAAATCAATTAATTTGTTAAAAAATGCATGTTATTCTCTTTCAAATTACATTGAAAACATTAAGGCAAACGAAGAAAGATGCAGAGAAAATCTTGAAAAATCTATATCAAACCTTACCCCACTTATAAATATATTTGGGTATAATGAAGTTTCACAGGCAGTAAAAGAATCAAATTACGATGTTGATAAAGCAATAAAATTATTATCAGAAAAATTTTCTATTTCAGTTGAAGATATTAAAAAGAAAATAAATCCAGATAACCTCACAAAATTAGGGTTTTAAAATTTTTAAATCAAATTTTTAATAAATTATTTGATTTTTTTGTTTTGTGTGTTATACTTTTATAGAACACTATATATTTATAACAAAAAAGGGGGTTAAATGTATGAAGTTTTTTAATAGCTATCCTACTTTTTCCAAATTAATTCTAGTCTTAGTTATTGGGCTACTATCATTTTTAATACCACTTTGGACCATTAAGATAATTTTGTTCATAGTGGGATTATTTATTTTTTCTACTATCTTAAAAAAAGGAAAGATTGTATTTTTTATATTAGTCTTCATATTTTCTATACCCTTTATATCGGCAAAAAGATTTTCAACTAATTTTTTTGAATTCTACAACTTTTTTGGAAATTTTGAAGTAAGTTCAAATGAAAAATATATTATTCAACCTGATAAGAAGCAATTCCCAATATACAGTGATATAACAATAAACATTAAAAATCAAAATGGAGTAATTATTGAGCTAGTAGATGGAGATTCTATAGAATTTCCAT
This genomic stretch from Thermosipho africanus Ob7 harbors:
- the hydF gene encoding [FeFe] hydrogenase H-cluster maturation GTPase HydF; the protein is MIASGGFRKYIAITGRRNVGKSSFMNALIGQDVSIVSNVAGTTTDPVFKSMELSPIGPVTLIDTPGLDDIGELGQKRIEKAKKTLYRADCGILIVDSQPKEYEHQIVEIFKQLEIPYIIVINKIDTINSDEVEETYKKFNVPIVKVSALKKIGFENIGNVIDSVIPKDDEIPYLSDLIDGGDLVVLVVPIDLGAPKGRLIMPQVHAIREGLDKEALVLVVKERELRYALENIGMKPKIVVTDSQSVMKVVSDVPEEIKLTTFSILESRYRGDLNYFVESVKHIENLKDGDKVIIMEGCTHRPLTEDIGRVKIPRWLTNHTGAALEFKVWAGVDMPELNEIEDAKLVIHCGGCVMNRNSMMRRVRMFKRLGIPMTNYGVAISYLHGVLERALSPFKDVEI
- a CDS encoding HEAT repeat domain-containing protein — encoded protein: MEREELIKRIIEEKGEQAIDDLIKLLEDEDSQVKEIASETLFKLGEASKDPLYREFKKRLHEGNRNDITLLYIIDLLADLGDERIKKDLYNVLSLFDFEEAELIIYEALSKLGDGEKVYKILRYFLLEDADRKKYGAQAAIALSYIEMPEVVKDLVQAIDSGDFSGEDLEIIKKALSNIVTRNSMYYEILKKLVGDKDEDYLGG
- a CDS encoding polyprenyl synthetase family protein, which encodes MDFNEFKKMHQKKVEEYIEKVILENKVNPPKQIESLIKRMVEYCLRPGKRIRPLLFLLGATSYAKKELDYEKLYKIAAVIEIMHCFLLIHDDIMDRSTLRRGLPSLHVVFYEEFKEKNNNEKIGEDLALVFGDILFFIAIRQLSKLNLSSKFLEEFSNCYINTGYGQTLDVLYSLGKYKPDEDKISLEIARLKTAYYTFFYPFYLGVLLSNENIDKKKIEDAIIPAGIAFQIRDDIISTFDEKSGKSNVTDILEGKLTALIDFGEYDEKFFEVYSKQEKSSEEIQYILDQILKSGAIKKAKNAMYTLFEESISKIRKLDLNDTSKDILIDLISRLRSD
- a CDS encoding aspartate ammonia-lyase, with the protein product MREEKDYLGKVEIEDDKLYGISSYRAHKLFPETGEKFDERFIWAYFMIKKAAATLNKELGYLDSNIADAIISTCDEWKTLKDHIIVDPLSGGAGTSVNMNINEVIANRASQLLNKEIGYVKPIEHVNLHQSTNDTFVTAGKIAIIVRLRELIDQIIKLQEIIQAKEKEFYRIRKVGRTQLMDGPPIMLGQEFGAWADALARDRWRLNKVEERIRNVNIGGTAIGTGIGAPKNYVLKIVNVLREICNVKIAKADNLIDATQNMDVFSEIHGLLKALSVNLYKISNDIRLLSSGPNTSIGELILPKVQIGSSIMPGKNNPVVPEYVMQISLVVFSHDSMINHASALGNLELNQFSPLIVHYTLKSINLLKNACYSLSNYIENIKANEERCRENLEKSISNLTPLINIFGYNEVSQAVKESNYDVDKAIKLLSEKFSISVEDIKKKINPDNLTKLGF